Genomic window (Escherichia fergusonii ATCC 35469):
ATGCGTGAACTGCGCGAGCTGGAAACCAAACATCCAGAACTAATTACGCCTGATTCGCCTACCCAACGTGTAGGTGCAGCGCCGCTGGCGGCTTTCAGCCAGATCCGCCATGAAGTGCCAATGCTGTCGCTGGATAACGTTTTTGATGAAGAAAGCTTTCTTGCTTTCAACAAACGTGTGCAGGACCGTCTGAAAAGCAACGAGAAAGTCACCTGGTGTTGTGAGCTGAAGCTGGATGGTCTTGCCGTCAGCATTCTGTATGAAAATGGCGTTTTAGTCAGTGCAGCGACCCGTGGCGATGGCACTACCGGCGAAGACATTACATCAAACGTGCGTACTATTCGCGCCATTCCGCTGAAGCTTCACGGCGAGAATATCCCGGCGCGTCTGGAAGTGCGTGGTGAAGTGTTCCTGCCGCAGGCGGGCTTCGAAAAGATCAACGAAGATGCGCGACGCACAGGCGGGAAAGTGTTTGCTAACCCGCGTAATGCGGCTGCAGGTTCACTGCGTCAGCTTGATCCGCGTATTACAGCGAAGCGACCGCTCACTTTTTTCTGCTATGGCGTCGGTGTTCTGGAAGGTGGCGAGCTGCCGGATACTCATCTTGGCCGTTTACTGCAATTTAAAAAGTGGGGTTTGCCGGTCAGCGATCGAGTAACGCTTTGTGAATCGGCGGAAGAAGTGCTGGCGTTCTACCACAAAGTGGAAGAAGACCGCCCGACGCTGGGCTTTGATATCGACGGCGTGGTAATTAAGGTCAACTCTCTGGCACAGCAGGAGCAGCTTGGCTTTGTCGCGCGAGCCCCGCGCTGGGCGGTAGCGTTTAAATTCCCGGCGCAGGAACAGATGACCTTTGTGCGTGACGTCGAGTTTCAGGTTGGGCGTACTGGCGCGATTACGCCTGTTGCGCGTCTTGAACCAGTCCATGTTGCTGGTGTGCTGGTGAGTAACGCCACACTGCATAATGCTGACGAAATCGAACGTCTTGGTTTACGCATTGGCGATAAAGTGGTGATTCGCCGCGCTGGCGACGTGATCCCGCAGGTGGTTAACGTCGTGCTTTCTGAACGCCCGGAAGATACCCGTGAGGTTGTATTCCCGACGCATTGCCCGGTATGTGGTTCTGACGTCGAGCGTGTGGAAGGTGAAGCTGTTGCCCGCTGTACCGGTGGCCTGATTTGCGGTGCTCAGCGTAAAGAGTCGCTGAAACACTTTGTTTCCCGCCGCGCGATGGATGTTGACGGTATGGGCGACAAAATCATCGATCAGCTGGTTGAAAAAGAATATGTCCACACTCCGGCGGATCTGTTCAAACTCACCGCGGGCAAACTGACCGGACTGGAGCGCATGGGGCCGAAATCGGCACAAAACGTGGTTAACGCGCTGGAAAAAGCGAAAGAAACCACCTTTGCCCGTTTCCTTTATGCGCTTGGCATCCGTGAAGTCGGCGAGGCCACTGCAGCAGGTCTGGCGGCATATTTTGGCACGCTGGAAGCGCTGGAAGCCGCTTCGATTGAAGAGCTGCAAAAAGTGCCAGATGTTGGAATTGTTGTTGCCTCCCACGTTCACAACTTCTTTGCCGAAGAAAGCAACCGCAATGTCATCAGCGAGCTGTTGGCGGAAGGTGTTCACTGGCCTGCACCGGTAGTAATCAACGCGGAAGAGATTGACAGCCCGTTTGCCGGTAAAACCGTGGTGCTTACGGGCAGCTTAAGTCAGATGTCGCGTGATGACGCTAAAGCTCGACTGGTCGAACTGGGGGCGAAAGTCGCGGGCAGCGTGTCGAAGAAAACCGATCTGGTGATAGCGGGTGAAGCTGCAGGATCTAAACTGGCGAAGGCGCAGGAACTGGGCATTGAAGTCATCGACGAAACGGAAATGCTGCGTTTGCTGGGTAGCTGAGATGGAAAAAGAGCAGCTGATTGAAATAGCCAATACGATAATGCCGTTTGGCAAGTACAAAGGACGTCGCTTAATCGACCTGCCGGAAGAGTATCTTTTGTGGTTTGCCCGCAAGGATGAATTCCCGGCAGGGAAGCTCGGTGAGCTAATGCAAATCACGCTGCTGATTAAAACCGAGGGGCTGACGCAACTGGTCCAGCCCCTGAAGCGTCCGCTTTAAGCTTTATCGGCGCTGCTTTCCTGCTGCGCCTGTAACTGTTCGGTCTGGCGTTTGTATCGACGCGCCAGCACCGCACAGACCATCAATTGGATCTGATGGAAAATCATCAGAGGCAGCACCATCATACCGATCACCGATGTGGGGAACAGAATGTTTGCCATCGGGATGCCATTTGCCAGACTCTTTTTCGAACCACAAAAGACGATAGTAATTTCATCTGCCTTATTAAAGCCCAGTCGGCGTGCCATAAAGACGTTAACCACAATCACAATAGCCAACAGTACGCAGCTGACCACCACAATGAACAGCAACGATCCCCAGCCAACTTTGTGCCAGATGCCGTTAACGACGGCTTCGCTGAATGCCGTATAAACCACCAACAGAATGGATGTCTGGTCAGTTTTCGCAATCCACTTCTTATTGCGTGCCACCCAGTTGCCAATCCAAGGGCGAGAAAGATGTCCCAGCACAAACGGCAGCAACAGTTGCAGCATAATTTTACCGACCTGCTCAAGGCTGCCCTCTGCACCGTGAACATTCATCACCAGACCAACCAGCAACGGTGAAAGGAAAATTCCCAGCAGGCTGGATGCCGACGCAGAACAAACCGCCGCCGCGACGTTACCGCCTGCCATTGACGTGAAGGCGATTGCAGACTGCACGGTAGCGGGGAGAATGCACAAGTAGAGAAAACCGGAGTAGAGCATCGGGTCGACATTTACGGGTTTCCACCAGGCAAACAGCACGCCCAGAATCGGAAACAGCACGAAGGTGCTACACATTACCCACAAATGTAGTCGCCAGTGGCTACCACCCGCAATGATGGCTTCACGCGACAGCTTCGCGCCGTGCATAAAGAACAGCAGGGCAATGGCTGCGGTGGTCAGATTTTCAAAGAAGGGGACGAAATTGCCTCTGGCAGGAAAGAAAGAGGCCAACAGCACTACCGTGATAAGTGTCAGCGTAAATGGGTCAAGAATGCGAAAAAGTTTCATAACGGCTCCAGCAGAACGATGCCAATATTGTGCGTTTTTCTGGTTTATAAATAAAACTGATTTACGGCATCAACAGGTGAACAGACCACAAATTCAGATGATCTCAGGGGATATATACTCTGAATAATTTAAGTTGCAGTGGCAGTACATGCAACCTGAAGCATAACGAGTGTATCAATGTAGCTGTGGAGATCGACATTTGCCAGAGAATAGTAAACTTCTGGCGGGGAAGGGGGAACCGTCACCAGGAAGTGACGGCTATTGGCTATAAAACAATCAAAAGACGTATTTAACTGAATAAATTATGCCGTCCTGGAGAAAGGCTTCGCCAAGTTTATTATCGGCGTAGCGGTACTGTATTCCAGCAGTAAAATGAGGCGTGGCATTCCACCAAAAAGCGACGGCTCCATTGATACCGTCTTTACCGCCGTTACCTGCGGCGTAGCTTTCATCGCGATCAAACTCATATTCGTTCCAGTTTGTCAGGGTAAATTTCTCACTACCAAGCATAAAACTATAGCCTGCAACCCATCCCATCACATAACCATTATCCCCGGTATAATAGGTCTGATCGGTATAACGTTTTGCAAAAAATGGCTTAAACCAGTAACCGTTTCCTGTAAAATTATATCCTAAGCCATAAAGGAACATATCATCGTGGAAATTAACACGATTTGGTGAACCGTAAGTACCGTAAGCATGTAAATAAAGATTTAATCCGCTATCACCTAAATAAATACGGTTGGTATTTTTAAAAGTATATCGCTGCTCACTGCCTGGTTTCGTATGGCGACTGTTATAGAAATTCTCCCAGTCAAAAAAACCGTACAGTTCACCCCAACTGAAGTTTGCACCACCTTCAATTTCCAGATAGCCAAAATCATCTTTGTGAGATTTATTACTGGTTTTCCTGGTAGTGTCTGATGTCCAGTCAAGATAATGCAGACCTATATCTGCAAATCCGCCTTTAAATTCAGCATGCACCAGTTGTGGTAAAGCGAGTAACGTCGCAGCATATCCGGCCAACAAAATTTTTTTGGTCATGGTAAGTTCCATCTGTTCAGGTATTATTTTAATGAATTGCAGTACGATGAGTAAATTATGATTGTTGGTGATTTTATTTTGGTGTTAGCCGTTTATACCAATACTTTATTTTTTATAAATCATTCACAGAGGATCTGAATTGAAATGAAGTATTGATATAGAATCAAAATCAATGGCGGTGATAAATGATATTGGTAACTTAAGGCAGGTAATCGTTATAAATGCAGGGTAAAGCTTAATTTCACATGTCACTAATAAGGACTATTCATGACTGATTCACTTTTTTCGCAAAATCCAGTCTGGTGTGTCGATATCATTCGTCGCTACAAACCTGATTTTACACCCCGTGTGGCCTTTATTCTTGGTTCAGGGCTTGGCGCGCTGGCAGAACAAATTGAAGACGCGGTTGCCATTTCCTATGAAAAATTACCCGGTTTTCCTGTCAGTACTGTTCATGGTCATGCCGGAGAGTTAGTGCTTGGGAATTTGGCTGGCGTACCAGTAGCCTGCATGAAAGGGCGTGGTCATTTTTATGAAGGTCGTGGTATGACCATCATGACTGATGCCATTCGTACCTTCAAATTGCTGGGCTGTGAGTTGCTGTTTTGTACTAATGCAGCCGGATCACTGCGTGCTGATGTTGGCCCTGGCAGTTTGGTAGCACTAAAAGACCATATCAATACTATGCCTGGAACGCCGATGGTAGGCTTAAATGACCAACGTTTTGGTGAGCGCTTTTTCTCACTGGCGAATGCCTATGATGCTGACTATCGTGCAATTTTGCAGAACGTCGCGCGAGAGGAGGGGTTCCCATTAAGTGAAGGTGTCTTTGTTTCATATCCTGGCCCAAATTTTGAAACTGCTGCCGAAATTCGCATGATGCAAATTATTGGTGGTGATGTAGTAGGTATGTCTGTTGTACCAGAGGTTATTTCTGCCCGTCATTGCGATCTAAAAGTGGTGGCTGTTTCGGCAATTACCAACCTGGCTGAAGGGTTAAGCGATGTGAAGCTTTCTCATGCACAGACGTTGGCTGCAGCAGAATTATCACAGCAAAACTTCATTAATTTGATTTGTGGTTTTTTACGCAAAATCGCCTGAGAAAAATAACAATCGGCCTCACTGATGAGGCCATAATTATGCGATAAGGAAACGAAAATGAGTATCGCAACACGTTTAAAGGTGATGTCATTTTTGCAATATTTTATCTGGGGGAGTTGGTTAGTTACCCTGGGTTCCTACATGATTAACACCTTACACTTTACTGGTGCCAACGTTGGCATGGTCTACAGTTCTAAAGGTATCGCAGCAATAATTATGCCTGGGATTATGGGTATAATTGCCGACAAATGGTTACGCGCAGAGCGTACCTATATGTTATGCCACCTGGTTTGTGCTGGCGTGCTATTTTACGCAGCATCGGTTACTGATCCCGATACAATGTTTTGGGTGATGCTGATTAATGCAATGGCGTTTATGCCAACCATCGCTTTGTCGAATAGTGTCTCATATTCTTGCCTGGCACAAGCAGGGCTGGATCCGGTTACAAGTTTTCCACCTATTCGTGTTTTCGGCACGGTGGGATTTATTGTGGCCATGTGGTTAGTAAGCCTGTTGCATCTTGAACTTAGCAGTCTACAGCTTTATATCGCTTCTGGTGCTTCTTTAGTTTTGTCCGGTTACGCCTTAACTTTGCCAAAAATACCGGTAGCAGAAAAGAAAGTTGCTACATCACTTGTTAGCAAGTTAGGTCTGGATGCTTTTGTATTATTTAAAAATCCACGGATGGCAATATTCTTTTTATTTGCCATGATGTTAGGGGCAGTCTTACAAATTACTAATGTTTTTGGCAATCCATTCCTGCATGATTTTGCGCGTAACCCACAGTTTGTCGACAGTTTTGTAGTGAAATATCCTTCTATTTTACTTTCTGTTTCGCAAATGGCGGAAGTCGGCTTTATTCTTACCATTCCATTTTTTCTGAAGCGCTTTGGCATTAAAACCGTTATGTTAATGAGTATGGTTGCCTGGACATTGCGATTTGGTTTCTTTGCTTTTGGTGATCCATCGCCGCTTGGTTTTATTCTACTGCTATTGTCGATGATTGTTTACGGATGCGCTTTCGATTTCTTTAATATCTCTGGTTCTGTCTTTGTCGAGCAGGAGGTTGATTCCACCATTCGTGCCAGCGCGCAGGGATTATTTATGACCATGGTCAATGGTGTTGGTGCCTGGGTAGGCTCTATTCTAAGCGGTATGGCAGTGGACTATTTTACCATCGATGGTGTAAAAGACTGGCAAACTATTTGGCTGCTATTTGCTGGTTATTCACTGATATTAGCGTTTATATTTTCTGTATTCTTTAAATATAAACATGAACCAGAGAAAATAAGTCATAAATCACTGGCGCATTAATAACTATACGCTAATTAATTCGAGTTGCAGTCACCGCACATGTAACTTGAAGTATGACAAGTATATTAACTGGCGAGCAAATAGCCCGCCAGTTAAATGCTTCATTCATCAAGTCATATAAAATTATTCAAAATATAAATTTACCTTAAGGGATAACAATGAAAGACATTCTTTTATCTTCGGGAATTGGTTTTGGTATAGGTGCATTGTTTACATTATGTCGATTACCTATTCCTGCCCCGAATGTATTGCCAGGCGTATTATCTATAGTATTTATGTATATTGGCTATCTGGCGGTAAAATTTATCTTTCACTAATTGATGTGATAAATTTAGAACGTTAATCATCTTCTCATGGAGCGCAATAAACATGGAGCGAAACCCTCGTATAGACCTTAAGTTATTGCGCTACTTTCTTGCGGTGGCAGAAGAGCTGCATTTCGGACGCGCTGCCGTACGGTTGAATATGTCACAGCCGCCTTTAAGTATTCATATTAAAGAACTGGAACAACAGCTCGGCACACTGCTTTTTGTTCGTCATTCACGAAGCGTGGCTTTAACACATGCTGGAAAGATCTTGATGGAAGAGTCTCGCCGGCTACTGGCAAGCGCAAACCATGCGCTTTCTCGTGTGGAGCAAATCGGCCGTGGTGAGGCAGGGCGGATTGAACTCGGCGTAGTTGGCACGGCAATGTGGGGAAAGATGCGCCCGGCAATGCGCAATTTTTTGAAAGAACATCCAAATGTTGAAGTCCTGTTTCGTGAAAAATCACCCGGTATGCAAATGGCGCTACTGGAAAGAAGAGAACTGGATGCCGGGATCTGGCGAATGGCACTACAGCCATCAAGTGGATTTACCAGTTTACGCTTGCATGAATCCTCTTTTCTTGTGGCGTTACCTGAAGACCATCCAATGGCGAGGTGTGAATCGATCCCCTTACTGTCTCTCTGTAATGAATACTTCGTTACGCTACCTTCAGCTCACTCTGACTGGGCTTTTTTGCAAAGCGTTTGCCAACAGGCTGGATTTACACCACTGATCGTACGTGAAGTTGTCGAACCACAGACGGTATTGGCAATGATTAGTATGGGAATTGGAATTACCTTGATGGCAGAAAGCTATGCACAAATGAACTGGCCTGGGGTGATATTTCGTCCCCTTGATGAGCCTGTTCCGGCAGATTTATATATTGTTTACGATCAGCAGCAGGCGACACCTGCATTGCAAACGCTGGTTAGGGCATTAACGGGGTAGATATTGGTTGAGAGGAATAGCAAAAAAGCGCCTTTAGGGCGCTTTTTTACATTGGTGGGTCGTGCAGGATTCGAACCTGCGACCAATTGATTAAAAGTCAACTGCTCTACCGACTGAGCTAACGACCCGAAGTGGTGGGTGATGACGGGATCGAACCGCCGACCCCCTCCTTGTAAGGGAGGTGCTCTCCCAGCTGAGCTAATCACCCACTTCGGTACTTCACATTTTTACAAGAAATTTAGCTGGCGAGAAGGTGGTGGGTGATGACGGGATCGAACCGCCGACCCCCTCCTTGTAAGGGAGGTGCTCTCCCAGCTGAGCTAATCACCCACTTCTCAATTTCTTGCTACACGGCGGAGACTACATAAAGTAGTTGGTGGGTGATGACGGGATCGAACCGCCGACCCCCTCCTTGTAAGGGAGGTGCTCTCCCAGCTGAGCTAATCACCCCCGCTGTGTGGAGTCGCATTATAGGGAGAGTTCAAAATGAGTCAACGCATTTTCTAAAGAAATTGTTCGTTCGTCGTAAATTTAAGCAAGATGATCGCAAAACAGACCGTGTTGCGCAATTTATCAACGAAAACAATAATGCATCATGTAGCAACCCGAACTACATTGAGGAATCAGGCGGGAGTGATAGAATATCGCCCACTCAATTTTTCCAGGATTTGC
Coding sequences:
- the ligA gene encoding NAD-dependent DNA ligase LigA, with the protein product MESIEQQLTELRTTLRHHEYLYHVMDAPEIPDAEYDRLMRELRELETKHPELITPDSPTQRVGAAPLAAFSQIRHEVPMLSLDNVFDEESFLAFNKRVQDRLKSNEKVTWCCELKLDGLAVSILYENGVLVSAATRGDGTTGEDITSNVRTIRAIPLKLHGENIPARLEVRGEVFLPQAGFEKINEDARRTGGKVFANPRNAAAGSLRQLDPRITAKRPLTFFCYGVGVLEGGELPDTHLGRLLQFKKWGLPVSDRVTLCESAEEVLAFYHKVEEDRPTLGFDIDGVVIKVNSLAQQEQLGFVARAPRWAVAFKFPAQEQMTFVRDVEFQVGRTGAITPVARLEPVHVAGVLVSNATLHNADEIERLGLRIGDKVVIRRAGDVIPQVVNVVLSERPEDTREVVFPTHCPVCGSDVERVEGEAVARCTGGLICGAQRKESLKHFVSRRAMDVDGMGDKIIDQLVEKEYVHTPADLFKLTAGKLTGLERMGPKSAQNVVNALEKAKETTFARFLYALGIREVGEATAAGLAAYFGTLEALEAASIEELQKVPDVGIVVASHVHNFFAEESNRNVISELLAEGVHWPAPVVINAEEIDSPFAGKTVVLTGSLSQMSRDDAKARLVELGAKVAGSVSKKTDLVIAGEAAGSKLAKAQELGIEVIDETEMLRLLGS
- a CDS encoding DUF3820 family protein, which produces MEKEQLIEIANTIMPFGKYKGRRLIDLPEEYLLWFARKDEFPAGKLGELMQITLLIKTEGLTQLVQPLKRPL
- a CDS encoding bile acid:sodium symporter family protein; translation: MKLFRILDPFTLTLITVVLLASFFPARGNFVPFFENLTTAAIALLFFMHGAKLSREAIIAGGSHWRLHLWVMCSTFVLFPILGVLFAWWKPVNVDPMLYSGFLYLCILPATVQSAIAFTSMAGGNVAAAVCSASASSLLGIFLSPLLVGLVMNVHGAEGSLEQVGKIMLQLLLPFVLGHLSRPWIGNWVARNKKWIAKTDQTSILLVVYTAFSEAVVNGIWHKVGWGSLLFIVVVSCVLLAIVIVVNVFMARRLGFNKADEITIVFCGSKKSLANGIPMANILFPTSVIGMMVLPLMIFHQIQLMVCAVLARRYKRQTEQLQAQQESSADKA
- a CDS encoding outer membrane protein OmpK, with the protein product MTKKILLAGYAATLLALPQLVHAEFKGGFADIGLHYLDWTSDTTRKTSNKSHKDDFGYLEIEGGANFSWGELYGFFDWENFYNSRHTKPGSEQRYTFKNTNRIYLGDSGLNLYLHAYGTYGSPNRVNFHDDMFLYGLGYNFTGNGYWFKPFFAKRYTDQTYYTGDNGYVMGWVAGYSFMLGSEKFTLTNWNEYEFDRDESYAAGNGGKDGINGAVAFWWNATPHFTAGIQYRYADNKLGEAFLQDGIIYSVKYVF
- the xapA gene encoding xanthosine phosphorylase, with protein sequence MTDSLFSQNPVWCVDIIRRYKPDFTPRVAFILGSGLGALAEQIEDAVAISYEKLPGFPVSTVHGHAGELVLGNLAGVPVACMKGRGHFYEGRGMTIMTDAIRTFKLLGCELLFCTNAAGSLRADVGPGSLVALKDHINTMPGTPMVGLNDQRFGERFFSLANAYDADYRAILQNVAREEGFPLSEGVFVSYPGPNFETAAEIRMMQIIGGDVVGMSVVPEVISARHCDLKVVAVSAITNLAEGLSDVKLSHAQTLAAAELSQQNFINLICGFLRKIA
- a CDS encoding nucleoside permease, with amino-acid sequence MSIATRLKVMSFLQYFIWGSWLVTLGSYMINTLHFTGANVGMVYSSKGIAAIIMPGIMGIIADKWLRAERTYMLCHLVCAGVLFYAASVTDPDTMFWVMLINAMAFMPTIALSNSVSYSCLAQAGLDPVTSFPPIRVFGTVGFIVAMWLVSLLHLELSSLQLYIASGASLVLSGYALTLPKIPVAEKKVATSLVSKLGLDAFVLFKNPRMAIFFLFAMMLGAVLQITNVFGNPFLHDFARNPQFVDSFVVKYPSILLSVSQMAEVGFILTIPFFLKRFGIKTVMLMSMVAWTLRFGFFAFGDPSPLGFILLLLSMIVYGCAFDFFNISGSVFVEQEVDSTIRASAQGLFMTMVNGVGAWVGSILSGMAVDYFTIDGVKDWQTIWLLFAGYSLILAFIFSVFFKYKHEPEKISHKSLAH
- a CDS encoding DUF1427 family protein; protein product: MKDILLSSGIGFGIGALFTLCRLPIPAPNVLPGVLSIVFMYIGYLAVKFIFH
- a CDS encoding LysR family transcriptional regulator, which translates into the protein MERNPRIDLKLLRYFLAVAEELHFGRAAVRLNMSQPPLSIHIKELEQQLGTLLFVRHSRSVALTHAGKILMEESRRLLASANHALSRVEQIGRGEAGRIELGVVGTAMWGKMRPAMRNFLKEHPNVEVLFREKSPGMQMALLERRELDAGIWRMALQPSSGFTSLRLHESSFLVALPEDHPMARCESIPLLSLCNEYFVTLPSAHSDWAFLQSVCQQAGFTPLIVREVVEPQTVLAMISMGIGITLMAESYAQMNWPGVIFRPLDEPVPADLYIVYDQQQATPALQTLVRALTG